In the genome of Thermostichus vulcanus str. 'Rupite', the window TGCCTTGGCCCGCCAACTGGCCCAAGCGGATCCCCAGCGTCGCTTGCTTTTGATTTCTACCGATCCGGCCCACTCACTGGGGGATGTGTTGGATCTGCCGGTTACGGATCGGGCTCAGCCTTTGCCCGACTGCCCCAATTTGCAGGTGCGCGCTCTACAGGCTGAGGTGTTGCTGGCGGCCTTTAAGCAAACCTACGGGGCAGCGCTGGAACTAATTGCCGAGCGCGGCAGTTGGTTTGGTCGGGAGGATCTGCTGCCAGTTTGGGATTTGGCCTGGCCGGGGGTGGATGAATTGATGGCAATTTTGGAGGTAAATCGGTTGCTGGCGGGCGGAGCCATCGATACGGTTATTCTGGATACTGCTCCCACCGGGCATACCTTGCGCCTGCTGGAGTTACCGGACTTTTTGGATAATGTGCTGGCGGTTTTTGCTACCTTTCAGGCCAAGCATCGAGAGCTCTCCCAAGCTCTGACGGGCACCTACCGAGCGGATGAAGCGGATGCCTTTTTGGCCCAACTGCAAGGGGAACTGCAAGCGGGAAAAGCGCGACTGACGGATCCCGACAGTTCTTCGGTCTGGTTGGTGATGCTACCGGAGCATTTAAGTCTGGAGGAAACCCGGCGTTTTTGTCAGCAATTGCAGCATCGCCGCTTGCCCATCGGCGGCATCCTTGTCAATCAGGTTTTACTGGGATCCCTGCAGCCCTCCCCCCTTTACTTGGCTCGCCAGCAGGAACAATATCGTCTGCTCAAGGCCCTAACAGAAGGCTTGCCTGGCTATCGGATTTGGATTGCGCCTTATCAACTGCAGGAGCCGATTGGAGCAACTGCCCTGGATCGTTTGGTCACCCAGTTATTGCCCCTGCAGGATTTGCCTGAAGTCAACTTAGTTCCAGCTGGTTCTCCAGGGATCCCTGTCGAACTAGGCACCGAGGTGCGCATCCCGGATCTCCTCAACCATGGGATCCGACTGGCCCTCACAGGGGGTAAGGGGGGGGTGGGCAAAACAACGGTGGCTGGGG includes:
- a CDS encoding ArsA family ATPase, producing the protein MIPTTHQLVLFSGKGGVGKTTLTCALARQLAQADPQRRLLLISTDPAHSLGDVLDLPVTDRAQPLPDCPNLQVRALQAEVLLAAFKQTYGAALELIAERGSWFGREDLLPVWDLAWPGVDELMAILEVNRLLAGGAIDTVILDTAPTGHTLRLLELPDFLDNVLAVFATFQAKHRELSQALTGTYRADEADAFLAQLQGELQAGKARLTDPDSSSVWLVMLPEHLSLEETRRFCQQLQHRRLPIGGILVNQVLLGSLQPSPLYLARQQEQYRLLKALTEGLPGYRIWIAPYQLQEPIGATALDRLVTQLLPLQDLPEVNLVPAGSPGIPVELGTEVRIPDLLNHGIRLALTGGKGGVGKTTVAGALAWNLAKRHPDKQLLLVSIDPAHSLGDLFEVKLGQDPVPLLPNLMGQEIDAAVVLEQFRQDYLEDIVAILAGESTPGVEVQYDPQAWRQLLQMPPPGLDEVMALLTVLKQGSAGQFDLVVLDTAPTGHLLRFLQMPQALEGWVSLALKLWLKYRDVVGRAELAQRLRGLLAQVRQLRQQLQDPQFVTFIPVFNPEQAVLAETQRLLTELDGLGIPHPYAVLNRIWVDRSDAFGQAVAERHQALLAQLPEHLAQQLLVRIPFLHPPSLESIGAYLLEAAGTNTPYPCGKDLG